A window of the Gossypium hirsutum isolate 1008001.06 chromosome A03, Gossypium_hirsutum_v2.1, whole genome shotgun sequence genome harbors these coding sequences:
- the LOC121218261 gene encoding uncharacterized protein gives MGKSHQSSSKRSKESATGLNASVGFSNRNKNRQNTTSRAQTTPVTSIGSARPNRPECLQCCRHHFSKCCGNERGCFKCESLEHFIHYCPEMEEREKKQEVKASSAPLRSRPQRNPRSEVTSRGASRDAVVRSKCRALARSYAIRACEEAKSHAMITGTFSIHDISVVSLTGLRKVIEWKGEDEIVLRVGPDESDTLPVIISSLIAEKYLRKGYEADLALLLNT, from the exons atggggaaatcacatcagtcctcatctaagagatcgaaGGAATCCGCTACCGGATTGAATGCTTCGGTGGGTTTTTCAAATAGAAACAAGAACCGGCAGAACACAACTTCCAGAGCCCAGACCACGCCAGTTACGAGCATCGGTAGTGCTAGGCCGAATAGGCCAGAATGTTTGCAATGTTGTAGGCATCACTTCAGCAAGTGTTGTGGGAATGAAAGGGGTTGTTTTAAGTGTGAATCATTAGAACATTTCATCCATTATTGTCCTGAAatggaagagagagagaaaaagcaagaagtgaaggcaagtagtgctccttTGAGGAGTAGACCACAAAGGAACCCTAGAAGCGAGGTTACTAGTAGAGGTGCATCAAGAGATGCTGTAGTAAGGTCCAAGTGTAGAGCTCTTGCAAGGTCTTATGCTATTCGTGCCTGTGAAGAGGCAAAGTCTCACGCcatgatcacgggtaccttttctatccatgatatatctgttgttTCTTTAACTGGTCTgag aaaagttattgagtggAAAGGTGAAGATGAAATTGTTCTTCGGGTTGGACCAGATGAGTCGGATACTTTGCCTGTAATAATATCATCTTTGAttgctgagaaatatttgagaaaaggatatgaagctgaCCTAGCTTTGCTGCTGAATACTtaa